A segment of the Rhizobium sp. ZPR4 genome:
AGCGGCATCGAACAGCGCCTCGGGCTGATATCTACTCATATCGGCAACAACGGTTTCAGCCTCGAAACCAAGGCGCGAGAGATTGCCGGATAGCCGCTTCAGTCGGTTGGCGGATTGATCGAGAGCCGTGACCTCGGCGCCGGCGAGAATAAGCTGGGCCGTCTTGCCGCCGGGTGCCGCACAGAGGTCGACGACCCGCTTGCCGGTCAATGGGCCGAAAAGCTTGGCCGGAATGCTGGCGGCCGCATCCTGAACCCACCATTCGCCCTCGTCGAAGCCTTCCAGCGAGGGAATGGACCCTTCGAAAGCGGCAAGCCGTACGCCGCCGGTCGGCAGCACGGTGCCGTTCAACCGCTTCGCCCAGCCTTCGGGATCGGATTTCACGGTAAGATCGATCGCAGCCGGCTCAAGCTGCGTGTCGGAAATTTTGAACGCGGCTGGCGCGCCATAGGCAGCTTCGAGGCGAGACAGGAACCATTCCGGCATGGCCGGCACCTTCGCGACACGCTCGAGAATCTCCTGCTTCTCACGGCCGACGCGGCGGAGGATGGCATTGACCAGCTTGGCGAAACGGCGGTTGCGGGGGTCGCGGTTGGCCTGTTCGACCGCAAGATCGACGGCGGAATGATCCGGCACGTCGAGATAGAGGATCTGCGTCGCGCCAACGACGAGCACGTGATGCAGGGCGCGAGCGCCCTCGGGCAGCGGCGAATCGAGCAGCGACGATATCGCCGCCTCGATGCGCGGCAGGTGCCTGAGCGCGCTGTTCAGAATGGCGCGCACCAAAGCCCGGTCGCCATCGCTGAGCGTCGTATAGGCGGCGCTGCCGCCTTCGGCGTCGAGCATGCCATCGAGCGGCGTCTTGCGGTCCAGCACGGCTCCCAGGATCTTCGACGCCGCCGCGCGGGCCGCAAGGCCGGGCTTCGGTGGAGACAAATCGGCCGGCCGCGACTGCTGCGGCCGCTTGCCCGATCGTTTTCCGTCTTTGTTGGAAGCGTTGTTTTTCGTGTCAGAACTCAAGACCAGGGACCCTTCGGCGGTTGCGAACCACCGCGACCCGTATTCGGCACGGAGCGCGATTTGCGCCCCGGATTAGCAGTCAGAACCGGTCCCGTCGAGCCAAAGCCCGAAGATGGGCCTGAAGAGGGCGTCATCGGCGAGGCGCCGCCGCCGCCGTAACGGGCCATGTCATGCAGCGCGGCGATACGGTTTTCCGTGTTCGGATGGGTGGAAAACAGGTTGTCCATGCGCTCGCCGGAAAGCGGATTGATGATGAACATATGCGCCGTCGCCGGATGGCCTTCGGCCTCTTCGTTCGGGATATGCGCCGCACCGCGCGCGATCTTGCCAAGCGCCGAGGCGAGCCAGAGCGGGTTGCCGCAGATTTCCGCGCCACGGCGGTCGGCCGAATATTCGCGTGTGCGGCTGATCGCCATCTGCACCAGCATGGCAGCCAGAGGCGCGACGATCATCGCCGCGAGAACGCCGATCATACCGAGCGGATTGTTGTTGTCACGGCGGCCGCCGAAGAAGAAGGCGAAGTTGCCGAGCATGGAAATGGCGCCGGCAAGCGTCGCCGTAATCGTCATGGTCAGCGTATCGCGGTTCTGCACATGGGCAAGCTCATGCGCCATCACGCCAGCGACTTCGTCGGGCGTCAGTGCGTGCAGAAGGCCCGTGGAGGCAGCAACGGCGGCATTTTCCGGATTGCGGCCCGTGGCAAACGCATTCGGCTGCGGGCTGTCATAGAGATAAACCCTAGGCATCGGCAGGCCGGCATTGCGGGCGAGATCGCGGACGATCCGGTAGAATTCCGGGGCGCTGCGCTCATCCACCTCCTGCGCGCCATAGGTGGAAAGCACCATCCGGTCCGAATTCCAGTAGGAAAAGAAATTCATGCCGGCGGCGACGACAAATGCGATCAGCATGCCCGATTGACCGCCGATCAGATAGCCGACACCCATGAAAAGCGCGGTCATGAAGGCAAGCAGCATGGCAGTACGCATGAGATTCATCGAGGGGTCTCCAACACATCTGTCGTCCAAACCTTTTTCTTTGCGGCTGGACGCACTATGATTTGGCTATTCCTCCGCTTAATTCAACGGTTCCGGGCCGATCAGATCATGCAGACAGCCGATAACGACAATAAACTCGACACCGAAACCGGTGAAATCACTCGCAAGCCGCTTTCGCCCGCCGCCAAGCGCGCGCTTGGCGAAGCTGAGGAGCGCCGTAAGGCGCACGAAGCTCAAGCAGGGGCCGAACTCCCTCCCGAAATCGGCGGCCGCGGCGGCTCTGATCCCGCCCGCTTCGGCGATTGGGAAATCAACGGCCGGGCGATCGATTTTTGAGATGAATATAGATTAGTCGTCATTCGATGAGAGAATAATGGCCGTAGGTTTCTCTCAAGGTCTATCCTTTGATAGCAAGCGCACAAACTGGAGCCATACGGACCATCGCCCTTTGGCTTGGTACGCATGGTATCCGGCCGATGATGATGCAGCCGAAATTGTACCTCCGCCGTCTTGGTTCAAGCAAAAGCCGGTCGCGCCCAACGCGCCGTTGAAGAAGTCTTCCGATCCGCGCCCCCTGGTGTTGCTGTCCCATGGGTCGGGCGGCGTTGCCATCGGACTGGAATGGCTCGGACATCGCCTGGCGCAGGCCGGCTTCGTGGCCTTGGGCATCGACCATCACGGCCATACAGGTTCGGAACCCTACAGGGCCGAGGGGTTCCTCTGTCTCTGGGAGCGCGCGGCTGATCTGACGGCCCTGCTCGATGTCAATGACTGGAGAGAGGTTTTGGGAGGGGCCGTCGAAGACCAGGCCTATGTCGCGGGTTTCTCTGCCGGCGCCTATACTGCGATGCTGCTTGTGGGCGCGCGCGTTGCCTACTCTCAGTTCGAACCGGATAACCCTCAAAAGAGCCCCATACGTGCCCGAGAGAATTCCCTGATTTGGCGGATCACATTCCTTCGCTTCTCCAGGATGAGATGTTCCTGGAATCATGGAATCGACGACGAGACAGCTTCAGGGATGACAGATTGAAAGCCGCTTTGGCGATTGCACCGGGTCGCTCGGTTCTCGGCATTGCCAAGCAAAGCCTCGAGGAAATAACAGTACCCATTCAAATCATTGGCGGCGACGCCGATCTCATAGCCCCGGCCCACGAGTGCTGCACATGGCTCCACGAAAATGTGCGCTCCAGCTCCCTTGAAATCATGGGCGGCGGAGTAGGCCACTATACGTTTTTGCCTGAGCCCACGCCACAAGGCTTGAAGGCCGCACCAGCGGTCTTTACCGACACCCCAGACTTGGTACGCGAAAACGTGCACAACCATGTTGCGCAAACGGCAATTGCTTTTTTCAGCACTGCAAGATGAGAAGCTTAGGCGAGAGCAAAGCTCTCGCCTAACGTCGAATGGCCTAATGCCCCTCGTTCGATCTACGCCGCATCAGCCTTGTTCTGCCTGTTGGCGATCAGATCATCGACGACGGCGGGATCGGCGAGCGTCGAGGTATCGCCGAGCGCGCCGAAATCGTCTTCGGCGATCTTGCGCAGGATGCGGCGCATGATCTTGCCGGAGCGTGTTTTCGGCAGGCCGGGCGTGAACTG
Coding sequences within it:
- a CDS encoding RsmB/NOP family class I SAM-dependent RNA methyltransferase, with the protein product MSPPKPGLAARAAASKILGAVLDRKTPLDGMLDAEGGSAAYTTLSDGDRALVRAILNSALRHLPRIEAAISSLLDSPLPEGARALHHVLVVGATQILYLDVPDHSAVDLAVEQANRDPRNRRFAKLVNAILRRVGREKQEILERVAKVPAMPEWFLSRLEAAYGAPAAFKISDTQLEPAAIDLTVKSDPEGWAKRLNGTVLPTGGVRLAAFEGSIPSLEGFDEGEWWVQDAAASIPAKLFGPLTGKRVVDLCAAPGGKTAQLILAGAEVTALDQSANRLKRLSGNLSRLGFEAETVVADMSRYQPEALFDAALLDAPCSSTGTTRRHPDVLWTKGPEDIAKLAGLQARLLRHALTLVKPGGVVIFSNCSLDPEEGEDLVAQLLAEKDDVERVPIDAGNWPGLEAAISPLGAFRTTPNMLPLADGFASGLDGFFAVVLRRTR
- a CDS encoding DUF1674 domain-containing protein, giving the protein MQTADNDNKLDTETGEITRKPLSPAAKRALGEAEERRKAHEAQAGAELPPEIGGRGGSDPARFGDWEINGRAIDF
- the htpX gene encoding zinc metalloprotease HtpX; the protein is MNLMRTAMLLAFMTALFMGVGYLIGGQSGMLIAFVVAAGMNFFSYWNSDRMVLSTYGAQEVDERSAPEFYRIVRDLARNAGLPMPRVYLYDSPQPNAFATGRNPENAAVAASTGLLHALTPDEVAGVMAHELAHVQNRDTLTMTITATLAGAISMLGNFAFFFGGRRDNNNPLGMIGVLAAMIVAPLAAMLVQMAISRTREYSADRRGAEICGNPLWLASALGKIARGAAHIPNEEAEGHPATAHMFIINPLSGERMDNLFSTHPNTENRIAALHDMARYGGGGASPMTPSSGPSSGFGSTGPVLTANPGRKSRSVPNTGRGGSQPPKGPWS